A genomic window from Actinomycetota bacterium includes:
- a CDS encoding sugar ABC transporter ATP-binding protein: MTDSPILECRGVSKHYGAVQALYKVDFEVRAGEVMALVGDNGAGKSTLIKGIAGIFPFDEGEVRFEGEKVDITGPRDAAALGIEVVYQDLALADNLDVVANMFLGRERVQKGLILDEASMERSAEETLASLSVTSLRRVRQVVAGLSGGQRQSVAVAKAVMWNSKAVILDEPTAALGVAQTRQVLDLVRRLADRGLGVVLISHNLLDVFEAADRITVLRLGQQVGVYERSETTQEEIVFAITAGSVNQVAEEQVS, translated from the coding sequence ATGACTGATTCGCCCATCTTGGAGTGCAGGGGAGTCTCCAAGCATTACGGTGCCGTCCAGGCCCTGTACAAAGTCGATTTCGAGGTCCGAGCCGGTGAGGTCATGGCGCTCGTGGGCGACAACGGCGCCGGAAAGTCGACCCTGATCAAGGGCATCGCCGGGATCTTCCCCTTCGACGAGGGCGAGGTTCGCTTCGAAGGTGAGAAGGTCGACATCACAGGTCCGCGGGACGCGGCAGCTCTCGGAATCGAAGTGGTGTATCAGGATCTCGCTCTGGCCGACAACCTCGACGTCGTCGCCAACATGTTCCTGGGTAGAGAGCGGGTGCAGAAAGGGCTCATACTCGACGAGGCGAGCATGGAGCGTTCCGCAGAGGAGACGCTCGCCAGTCTCTCGGTCACGTCTCTCCGCCGGGTCCGTCAGGTGGTTGCCGGGTTGTCCGGTGGTCAGCGACAGTCGGTGGCGGTCGCGAAGGCGGTGATGTGGAACAGCAAGGCCGTGATCCTCGACGAGCCAACGGCAGCGCTCGGGGTCGCGCAGACCCGACAGGTCCTCGACCTGGTGCGCAGGCTCGCCGATCGTGGCCTGGGTGTTGTGCTGATTTCGCACAACCTTCTCGATGTGTTCGAGGCTGCCGATCGGATCACCGTGCTTCGTCTCGGCCAGCAGGTCGGCGTATACGAACGATCCGAAACGACGCAGGAAGAGATCGTCTTTGCCATCACTGCCGGATCCGTGAATCAGGTGGCCGAGGAGCAGGTCTCATGA
- a CDS encoding ABC transporter permease has translation MSAGEPADRVTSNTGTGMVQTTFTEYAASWWSNVRSGELGSLPIIVGLGVIVGIFGSLDSTFFAARNFTNLLLQMAGLAVIAIGAVFILLLAEIDLAVAYVSAVGGVVMTMLLRPGDPGWPWWLAIGVALAATTLIGMIHALIVTKAGVPSFVVTLAGYLTWSGVVLILTTTYSTAGTILIQEPVAVGIAGNFLSHLWGWILAGVAIVGYLYLELSKARTRSRRGLLRKPMAMIALQVAVVAVGSLGAVYYANQDRGVPMATLILLIALVFWTFVTNRTRFGRHIYAVGGNPEAARRAGINVDRVRIAVFMIGGLMAGVGGIILASRLRSVATNTGGGSLLLNVIAAAVIGGTSLFGGKGRVVDALLGAAVIVSVNNGMNMLGFAAGTKFVITGLVLLAAVLVDALSKKGRASRGMA, from the coding sequence ATGAGCGCCGGCGAGCCCGCAGACCGGGTCACCTCCAATACGGGCACGGGGATGGTGCAAACAACCTTCACCGAATATGCGGCGTCGTGGTGGTCGAACGTGCGCAGTGGCGAGTTGGGATCCCTGCCGATCATCGTGGGGCTCGGCGTCATCGTCGGCATCTTCGGGAGTCTCGACAGTACGTTCTTCGCCGCGCGGAACTTCACCAACCTTCTCCTTCAGATGGCCGGGCTCGCGGTGATCGCCATCGGCGCGGTCTTCATCCTGCTCCTCGCCGAGATCGACCTCGCGGTCGCCTACGTGAGCGCCGTCGGCGGTGTCGTGATGACGATGCTGCTCCGACCCGGCGATCCGGGCTGGCCCTGGTGGCTCGCCATCGGTGTGGCGCTCGCCGCCACGACGCTCATCGGCATGATTCATGCGCTGATCGTGACGAAGGCCGGCGTGCCGTCGTTCGTCGTGACGCTGGCCGGGTATCTGACCTGGTCCGGTGTCGTCCTCATACTGACCACCACGTACTCCACGGCGGGTACGATTCTCATCCAGGAGCCGGTTGCCGTCGGCATTGCCGGCAACTTCCTCAGCCATCTTTGGGGATGGATCCTGGCGGGAGTCGCGATTGTCGGGTATCTGTACCTCGAACTGTCCAAGGCGAGGACGCGCAGTCGTCGTGGTCTTCTTCGGAAACCGATGGCGATGATCGCCCTGCAAGTCGCCGTGGTCGCGGTCGGCAGTCTTGGTGCCGTGTACTACGCAAACCAGGACCGCGGCGTGCCGATGGCGACGCTCATCCTGTTGATTGCTCTGGTGTTCTGGACGTTCGTCACGAACCGCACCCGTTTCGGACGTCACATCTACGCCGTTGGAGGCAACCCGGAGGCGGCTCGACGGGCCGGCATCAACGTCGACAGAGTTCGGATTGCGGTCTTCATGATCGGTGGACTCATGGCCGGTGTAGGTGGCATCATCCTCGCATCCCGACTTCGCTCCGTGGCCACGAATACGGGCGGTGGGAGCCTGCTGCTCAACGTGATTGCCGCAGCCGTCATCGGCGGCACGAGCCTGTTCGGTGGGAAAGGCCGGGTCGTGGACGCCCTTCTGGGCGCGGCGGTGATCGTGTCGGTGAACAACGGCATGAACATGCTCGGGTTTGCTGCCGGAACGAAGTTCGTGATCACCGGCCTCGTTCTGCTCGCGGCCGTGCTCGTGGACGCACTGTCCAAGAAGGGTCGTGCTTCTCGCGGTATGGCGTGA
- a CDS encoding SDR family oxidoreductase, protein MNDITGTVAAITGATSGVGAATARALVAQGARVAIGARRRERLDALVTELGVGNAVAVEMDVRDPEGSHRLVEAAVEEYGRLDALVASAGIGAYGGIMDLTDEQLQEMMDTNVAGTVWAIRAAVPALLEAGGGDIVTVSSVAGLRGAGDEAVYAATKFAQVGLAGGLDRELRAKGIRVSTICPGGIATEFAMGAGRTPDMPGLADMLRAEDVAEAIVTVLRQPKTMRTLVWSMRSIHEDD, encoded by the coding sequence ATGAACGACATCACCGGTACGGTCGCTGCGATCACAGGAGCGACGTCGGGTGTCGGCGCTGCAACGGCGAGAGCTCTGGTCGCGCAAGGTGCACGTGTTGCGATCGGCGCCAGACGCCGTGAGCGACTCGATGCCCTCGTCACCGAACTCGGAGTGGGGAACGCAGTCGCCGTCGAGATGGATGTGCGCGACCCTGAGGGTTCCCACCGGCTCGTCGAAGCTGCCGTCGAGGAATACGGGCGTCTCGACGCCCTGGTCGCGAGCGCCGGAATCGGGGCGTACGGCGGGATCATGGATCTCACCGACGAGCAGCTCCAGGAGATGATGGACACAAACGTTGCGGGGACCGTGTGGGCGATTCGGGCAGCGGTCCCGGCGCTCCTCGAGGCCGGGGGCGGCGATATCGTCACCGTCTCTTCCGTCGCAGGGCTGCGCGGCGCCGGGGACGAAGCGGTGTATGCGGCAACGAAGTTTGCCCAGGTGGGTCTCGCCGGAGGCCTCGACAGAGAGCTGCGCGCAAAGGGCATCAGGGTGAGCACCATCTGCCCGGGAGGTATCGCAACCGAGTTCGCGATGGGTGCCGGACGTACGCCGGACATGCCCGGCCTGGCCGACATGCTGCGTGCCGAGGATGTCGCGGAAGCCATCGTGACGGTGCTGCGCCAGCCAAAGACCATGCGGACGCTGGTGTGGTCGATGCGCAGCATCCATGAGGACGACTGA
- a CDS encoding histidine phosphatase family protein, with translation MELVFIRHGQPRWAVDGVSQIDPHLTELGRRQALLTAERLAAEERPVREILVSPAIRSQETAEPLAALTGIEPVTIPDLVEIHMPDWSGMLEATVQRIFTEGRDRSPEEWWNGIEGGESFRDFHERVTNALLRILDERGIRPEPAHRHLWRFSGEPGRVVIVAHGGTNAVALGFLLGADPTPWEWERFILYHASIARLRAINLAGGHVFSLRTFNDREHLPKDLRTR, from the coding sequence ATGGAACTGGTCTTCATACGACACGGCCAACCGAGGTGGGCGGTCGATGGCGTGTCCCAGATCGACCCCCACTTGACCGAACTCGGAAGGCGCCAGGCGTTGCTCACTGCAGAGCGCCTCGCCGCCGAGGAACGGCCGGTTCGCGAAATCCTCGTCTCACCGGCCATCCGATCCCAGGAGACTGCCGAGCCCCTCGCCGCGTTGACCGGTATCGAACCGGTGACGATCCCCGACCTGGTCGAGATCCACATGCCGGATTGGTCCGGCATGCTCGAGGCGACCGTGCAGCGTATCTTCACCGAGGGTCGTGACCGTTCCCCCGAAGAGTGGTGGAACGGCATCGAAGGTGGCGAGAGCTTCCGGGACTTTCACGAGCGGGTCACGAACGCGCTGCTCCGCATTCTCGACGAGCGCGGGATTCGACCCGAGCCGGCGCACCGACACCTCTGGCGTTTCTCCGGTGAGCCCGGAAGGGTCGTGATCGTGGCACATGGCGGCACGAATGCGGTGGCGCTCGGATTCCTCCTCGGCGCAGACCCGACCCCGTGGGAGTGGGAACGATTCATCCTGTATCACGCCTCGATCGCACGCCTCCGGGCAATCAATCTCGCCGGTGGGCACGTCTTCTCGCTCCGCACCTTCAACGACAGAGAACACCTGCCAAAAGACCTCCGAACCCGCTAA
- a CDS encoding thioesterase family protein: MNDSNDLANLTRAVEAQIPFNRVLGLQLGDLGPNRTTLTFEMRDDLIGNFARGSLHGGVISATLDVAGGMSAISAAVGNHTSTMAERFAHLGTIDMRVDYLRPGVGARFEATAYTLRAGNKVAVTRMELRNDSGDLIAVGTGTYLIG, from the coding sequence ATGAACGACTCCAACGATCTCGCCAATCTGACGAGGGCCGTCGAGGCCCAAATCCCGTTCAACCGGGTGCTCGGCCTGCAGCTCGGTGATCTGGGACCGAATCGTACGACCCTCACCTTCGAGATGCGGGATGATCTCATCGGGAATTTCGCACGTGGCAGCCTCCACGGCGGAGTCATCTCGGCCACCCTCGATGTGGCCGGAGGGATGTCTGCGATCAGCGCGGCGGTCGGCAACCATACGTCCACCATGGCCGAGCGCTTCGCCCATCTCGGCACGATCGATATGCGTGTCGACTATCTTCGGCCAGGAGTGGGCGCGAGGTTCGAGGCGACCGCGTACACGCTCAGGGCGGGGAACAAGGTGGCCGTCACCCGGATGGAGTTGCGCAACGACTCCGGCGACCTGATCGCCGTCGGGACGGGCACCTACCTGATCGGCTGA
- a CDS encoding CpaF family protein produces the protein MDVRRRIMGRLLASDIPLERAAVTRAATAILRDEAPLAPPGTALQVADALVGLGPLEALLRDPAVSDVLVNGPEDIWVERSGGLSRSDVVFADDAEIVAAVERVVGPLGLRIDRASPMVDARLPDGSRLHAVVPPAAVDGPILAVRRFTAAVPDLDALIAAGSIRREASELLRAAVGNRESIVISGGTGTGKTTLLNILSTEIAGSERIVTVEDAAELRLSGHVVRLEARPANAEGAGEVSLRELVRSALRLRPDRIILGEVRGPEALDMITAMNTGHRGSMSTVHANSPEEAMWRLETLALSGSRRVSEVTVRRQLFAAIDYVVQVERQAGGRRVATIVKVAGEALDQVYAC, from the coding sequence ATGGATGTGAGACGGCGGATCATGGGCCGTCTGCTCGCATCCGACATTCCATTGGAACGCGCTGCCGTGACCAGGGCAGCCACGGCGATACTCCGAGATGAGGCACCGCTCGCCCCGCCGGGGACCGCCCTGCAGGTCGCCGACGCGCTCGTCGGGCTGGGCCCGCTCGAGGCGCTTCTGCGGGACCCTGCGGTCTCCGACGTTCTCGTGAACGGTCCCGAGGACATCTGGGTCGAACGCTCCGGCGGACTGTCGCGCTCCGACGTCGTGTTCGCCGACGATGCCGAGATCGTCGCCGCGGTCGAACGGGTCGTAGGTCCGCTCGGGTTGCGGATCGATCGGGCATCGCCGATGGTGGATGCGCGGCTCCCTGACGGCAGCCGCCTCCACGCGGTCGTTCCTCCTGCCGCGGTCGATGGCCCGATCCTCGCCGTTCGACGGTTCACCGCGGCCGTTCCCGATCTCGATGCGCTCATCGCCGCCGGGTCCATTCGCAGGGAAGCCTCCGAACTGCTTCGGGCTGCGGTCGGGAATCGGGAGTCGATCGTCATCTCCGGGGGCACCGGCACCGGCAAGACCACGCTGTTGAACATCCTGTCGACCGAGATCGCGGGATCCGAACGGATCGTGACGGTGGAAGACGCCGCCGAGCTGAGGCTGAGCGGCCATGTCGTTCGTCTCGAGGCGAGACCCGCGAATGCAGAGGGAGCAGGGGAGGTGTCGCTGCGAGAACTCGTTCGGTCCGCACTGCGTCTCAGACCCGATCGGATCATCCTCGGTGAGGTCAGGGGGCCCGAGGCGCTCGACATGATCACCGCCATGAACACGGGGCATCGCGGCTCGATGTCGACGGTGCATGCCAACAGTCCCGAAGAGGCGATGTGGCGTCTGGAGACCCTTGCGCTCTCCGGTTCCCGGCGGGTCTCCGAGGTCACCGTGCGGCGGCAACTCTTCGCGGCGATCGACTATGTCGTCCAGGTCGAGCGCCAGGCCGGTGGACGTCGAGTGGCCACGATCGTGAAGGTCGCGGGAGAAGCGCTCGATCAGGTGTACGCATGCTGA
- a CDS encoding type II secretion system F family protein, with amino-acid sequence MMLAALVVAGAVTLAETVSLPPLRMPGRRRRSAVDVGSTARMLLIGLSAGLSLASAMEAAADELGPESAAELRLVLRRARVVGLATALATTDGSSMRLFHRLARAHMTGAPTIGTIAAFIEEHRTAQRAAILERLRRLPVTLTVPLALLILPGFVLLTLGPTVANIVQQLVGGLL; translated from the coding sequence ATGATGCTGGCGGCGCTCGTGGTCGCCGGTGCCGTCACCCTCGCCGAGACGGTCTCGTTGCCTCCTCTCAGGATGCCCGGCCGGCGCCGTCGCAGTGCCGTCGATGTCGGATCGACGGCCAGGATGCTGTTGATCGGGCTCAGTGCCGGTCTGTCGCTCGCTTCGGCGATGGAGGCCGCCGCCGACGAGCTGGGCCCGGAGTCGGCCGCCGAGTTGCGCCTGGTGTTGCGGCGGGCTCGCGTCGTGGGGCTCGCGACGGCGTTGGCGACCACCGACGGGAGCTCGATGCGCCTGTTCCACCGTCTCGCTCGTGCACACATGACCGGGGCGCCCACCATCGGAACGATCGCCGCGTTCATCGAAGAGCATCGCACGGCCCAACGCGCCGCGATCCTCGAGAGGCTCCGGCGTCTTCCAGTCACGTTGACGGTTCCGCTGGCGCTGCTCATCCTTCCCGGATTCGTTCTGCTCACGCTCGGCCCCACGGTTGCCAACATCGTCCAACAGCTCGTTGGAGGGTTGCTGTGA
- a CDS encoding DEAD/DEAH box helicase — protein MSADNGEDPKGNTSFEELVRSWAEHPDFEGTPAHLETIPARQALFEDPDPPLAGVLKERLAERGVERLYLHQTRAIANVRAGINTVMVSGTASGKSLGYQVPIVEAILDNPRTSAMLLVPTKALAQDQLRSFQDLRIPGLVAATYDGDTAPDDRAWVRRHANVVLTNPDMLHVGILPNHGAWADYFLRLRYVVVDELHVLRGIFGSHVAHILRRLRRIAAHYGSHPTFVFASATIGNPGELAQRLSGLPVEVVSRDDSPSGEKTVALWNPPMGDNDRRRSALSESTDLFVDLVRRGEHTIVFTRSRKATELIYRWAADRLDPELAEHIAPYRGGYLASDRRRIEAALFSGDLVGVTATNALELGIDVGGLDAAIITTFPGTIASFWQQAGRAGRSKDCSLAVLVGGEDALDQYFMTHPAELFTRPSEAAVVNPDNPTILDAHTACAAYELPLDLSDRDFLGSDVEEAATRLVEAGDLKVRNGRLFWARRRRPAPRVSIRGSGGHQYQILDISSGELLGTLEETRVFSQAHPGAVYLHQGDSYLVDTLDIDLHEVHVTPADVDWYTQPHEEKMLEVLDVAEHRSIHAVRHSLGRVLVESTVVAYRRKKIGSGEILSTEPLDLPPVRLETDAVWFTVPDEVIEAAGVAANELPGSLHAVEHAAIGMLPLFAICDRWDLGGLSTPMHPATAEATIFIHEAYQGGAGISPVAFATGERHLRSTLEAIDSCPCESGCPSCIQSPKCGNYNEPLSKQGAVRLLRAVLSGRR, from the coding sequence GTGAGCGCCGACAACGGCGAGGACCCCAAGGGCAACACCTCCTTCGAGGAGCTCGTTCGGTCGTGGGCGGAGCATCCGGACTTCGAAGGCACACCGGCCCATCTGGAGACGATCCCGGCACGCCAGGCTCTCTTCGAGGATCCCGACCCTCCCCTTGCGGGCGTCCTCAAAGAGCGTCTTGCAGAACGCGGCGTCGAGCGCCTCTACCTCCACCAGACACGGGCGATCGCCAACGTGCGGGCCGGCATCAACACGGTGATGGTGTCGGGGACCGCCTCGGGCAAGTCGCTCGGCTACCAGGTACCGATCGTCGAGGCGATCCTCGACAACCCCCGCACCTCGGCGATGCTGCTGGTTCCGACGAAGGCTCTGGCCCAGGATCAGCTGCGGAGTTTTCAGGATCTGCGTATCCCCGGCCTTGTCGCCGCCACCTACGACGGCGACACGGCACCGGATGACCGGGCATGGGTTCGCCGCCATGCGAACGTCGTGCTGACCAACCCGGACATGCTGCACGTCGGGATCCTGCCGAACCACGGGGCGTGGGCCGACTACTTCCTGCGCCTCCGTTACGTGGTCGTCGATGAGCTGCACGTCCTGCGGGGTATCTTCGGAAGCCACGTCGCCCACATCCTGCGAAGGCTCCGGCGCATCGCAGCCCACTACGGGTCGCATCCCACCTTCGTCTTCGCGTCGGCCACGATCGGGAACCCCGGCGAACTCGCACAGCGGCTGTCGGGGCTGCCCGTCGAAGTCGTCTCCCGGGATGATTCACCATCCGGCGAGAAGACCGTTGCGCTGTGGAATCCGCCGATGGGCGACAACGATCGCCGCCGCTCCGCCCTGTCGGAGTCGACCGATCTGTTCGTCGATCTGGTCCGCCGAGGTGAGCACACGATCGTGTTCACCCGCAGTCGGAAGGCGACGGAGCTGATCTACCGCTGGGCGGCCGATCGGCTCGATCCGGAACTGGCGGAGCACATTGCACCGTACCGGGGCGGCTACCTGGCATCGGACCGGCGCCGTATCGAGGCGGCACTGTTCTCCGGAGATCTCGTCGGGGTGACGGCAACGAATGCACTGGAGCTCGGCATCGACGTCGGTGGGCTCGACGCCGCGATCATCACGACGTTCCCCGGCACGATCGCCTCCTTCTGGCAGCAGGCGGGAAGAGCCGGTCGATCCAAGGACTGCTCGCTGGCAGTACTCGTCGGCGGCGAGGACGCCCTCGATCAGTACTTCATGACCCACCCCGCAGAGCTGTTCACCCGGCCGTCGGAAGCGGCCGTGGTCAACCCGGACAACCCGACGATCCTCGACGCGCACACGGCGTGCGCAGCGTATGAGCTTCCCCTCGACCTCTCCGACCGCGACTTCCTCGGCAGCGATGTGGAGGAGGCGGCGACCCGCCTCGTCGAGGCCGGCGACCTCAAGGTGCGAAACGGCCGCCTGTTCTGGGCTCGCCGCCGCCGTCCCGCTCCCAGGGTGAGCATCCGCGGCTCCGGCGGTCACCAGTATCAGATTCTCGACATCTCGTCCGGTGAGCTGCTCGGCACGCTCGAAGAGACACGAGTGTTCTCACAGGCCCATCCGGGCGCCGTCTACCTCCACCAGGGAGACAGTTACCTGGTCGACACGCTCGACATCGATCTCCACGAAGTGCACGTAACCCCTGCAGACGTCGACTGGTATACGCAGCCTCACGAAGAGAAGATGCTCGAAGTGCTCGATGTCGCGGAGCACAGGAGCATCCATGCCGTCCGCCATTCACTCGGCCGGGTCCTCGTGGAGAGCACGGTCGTCGCGTACCGGCGAAAGAAGATCGGATCGGGAGAGATCCTCTCGACCGAACCGCTGGATCTTCCACCGGTTCGACTCGAAACGGACGCCGTGTGGTTCACCGTCCCCGACGAAGTGATCGAAGCCGCCGGTGTCGCCGCGAACGAGCTCCCCGGCAGTCTGCACGCGGTGGAGCATGCCGCGATCGGGATGCTCCCCCTGTTCGCGATATGTGATCGTTGGGATCTGGGCGGCCTCTCCACGCCGATGCATCCCGCCACGGCGGAGGCGACGATCTTCATCCACGAGGCGTACCAGGGCGGGGCGGGGATCTCGCCCGTCGCCTTCGCCACCGGGGAGCGGCATCTGCGCTCGACTCTCGAGGCGATCGACTCGTGCCCGTGCGAGTCCGGCTGCCCATCCTGTATCCAGTCGCCGAAGTGCGGCAACTACAACGAGCCGCTGTCCAAGCAGGGGGCGGTCCGCCTTCTGCGGGCGGTACTCTCCGGTCGTCGCTGA
- a CDS encoding LCP family protein, giving the protein MVRAIALVITSAFVVGACSSIPAATTTRPVETTTRPVETTAAASTTTAPTTTTTTPPPTVRLYLSGVPEPLAELVGDLYIEAHTSSSPPLDLPPGLDTLVENLDPGEGRLTIRAAAGLGEILETPIAVITAGDDVILAVADPTWRIVGAKLARFGLPASYGSEPKFLLVVGSDARPGENPLRSRADSLHIVAMVPSSGAETIVGIPRDSYVTTPDGLTDKFTSVLSRRGVDTLLATARELTSLPIDGYVLTGFEGFTGLVDDLGGIVLDVPFAMADRASQAFFQPGEQMLDGAAALAFSRNRHLRGGDFTRSHDQGLVMLAGLRAVRLLGIRRLPASLELLTDHTTTDLDAAALLTMGATIYESGPVSNVVADGVPDRVNGSSIVRLTDDALATFQDLADGTLESP; this is encoded by the coding sequence ATGGTTCGCGCGATCGCACTCGTAATCACGTCTGCATTCGTCGTCGGCGCGTGCTCTTCGATTCCTGCCGCGACGACGACACGACCGGTGGAAACGACGACGCGACCGGTGGAAACGACGGCCGCAGCTTCGACAACGACAGCCCCGACCACGACGACGACCACGCCACCTCCCACCGTCAGGCTCTATCTGAGCGGGGTACCGGAACCCCTCGCCGAGCTGGTCGGGGATCTCTACATCGAGGCCCACACCTCGTCGTCGCCTCCTCTCGATCTGCCTCCCGGACTGGACACTCTCGTCGAGAACCTCGACCCTGGAGAGGGCCGGCTCACGATTCGCGCCGCAGCCGGACTCGGCGAGATCCTCGAGACACCGATCGCGGTGATCACCGCCGGGGACGACGTGATCCTCGCCGTCGCCGACCCGACGTGGAGGATCGTCGGCGCGAAGCTGGCCCGCTTCGGCCTGCCCGCCTCCTATGGCAGTGAACCGAAGTTCCTTCTCGTCGTCGGTTCCGACGCCAGGCCGGGCGAGAACCCGCTCCGCTCGAGAGCCGACAGCCTGCACATCGTTGCGATGGTTCCTTCGTCCGGAGCCGAAACGATCGTTGGAATCCCGCGCGATTCCTACGTCACGACACCCGACGGGCTCACCGACAAGTTCACCTCCGTCCTGTCACGGCGCGGCGTCGACACACTGCTCGCGACCGCACGCGAGCTGACCTCCCTGCCGATCGATGGTTATGTCCTGACCGGGTTCGAAGGATTCACCGGCCTCGTGGACGACCTCGGTGGAATCGTCCTCGACGTACCGTTCGCGATGGCGGACAGAGCCTCACAAGCGTTCTTTCAGCCCGGAGAGCAGATGCTCGACGGAGCAGCCGCACTCGCATTCTCCCGCAACCGCCACCTCCGTGGTGGCGACTTCACGAGAAGCCACGATCAGGGACTCGTCATGCTGGCCGGCCTCCGGGCCGTGCGCCTGCTGGGCATCCGCCGCCTGCCGGCCTCGCTCGAACTCCTGACGGATCACACGACGACGGATCTCGACGCGGCGGCACTGCTGACGATGGGCGCGACCATCTACGAGTCGGGCCCGGTGTCGAACGTCGTCGCCGACGGAGTCCCCGACAGGGTGAACGGTTCTTCCATCGTGCGCCTGACCGACGATGCGCTGGCGACCTTCCAGGATCTCGCCGACGGGACCCTGGAGAGCCCGTGA